From the Leucobacter tenebrionis genome, one window contains:
- the wecB gene encoding non-hydrolyzing UDP-N-acetylglucosamine 2-epimerase — protein MIPYAERTRVLVVIGTRPEAIKMIPVVRALQDSGTFRPVVIATGQHTDLVDDLIRKAGLRVDASLHASQPVDGVKPSLNEMVARIIVGIDRVWSSESVPEEYRADGRREVGGAVACLVHGDTSSAAAAAIASFNLRIPVVHVEAGLRTSDLLSPFPEEGNRQLISRIAALHLAPTTTNKMNLVREGVDYDRILVTGNTSIDMLQWVATQEGGFGPGLEELETDPRPRIVLVTAHRRENWGEGLENIAAAVRELAERYPETRFVVPMHPNPVARRSFIEALEGMPNALLVEPRDYADFARLMGAARIIITDSGGVQEEAPALGTPVLVARETTEREEGVHAGTLVLVGTDPTRIVQEAVKLLDDDDEHARRAAKLNPYGDGRASERIVQALENILRDGPVPEELNGGGLRNAVRRRFGLDIAETHV, from the coding sequence ATGATTCCATACGCAGAGCGCACGCGAGTGCTCGTAGTCATCGGTACTCGACCCGAGGCGATCAAGATGATCCCGGTCGTACGCGCCCTTCAGGACTCCGGCACGTTTCGGCCCGTGGTGATCGCCACGGGGCAGCACACCGACCTCGTCGACGATCTCATCCGCAAGGCGGGGCTCCGCGTGGACGCCAGCCTGCACGCCTCTCAGCCCGTCGACGGCGTGAAACCGTCGCTGAACGAGATGGTCGCACGCATTATCGTCGGCATCGACCGGGTCTGGTCGAGTGAATCCGTTCCCGAGGAGTATCGGGCCGACGGGCGCCGCGAGGTCGGCGGCGCGGTCGCCTGCCTCGTGCACGGCGACACGAGTTCCGCAGCTGCCGCCGCGATCGCCTCATTCAACCTGCGTATCCCGGTCGTGCACGTGGAGGCGGGTCTGCGCACGTCGGACCTGCTCTCACCGTTCCCGGAGGAGGGCAACAGACAGCTCATCTCGCGCATCGCCGCGCTCCACCTCGCACCGACCACCACGAACAAGATGAATCTCGTGCGCGAGGGAGTCGACTACGACCGAATCCTCGTCACCGGTAACACCTCCATCGACATGCTGCAGTGGGTCGCGACGCAAGAGGGTGGCTTCGGCCCGGGGCTCGAGGAGCTCGAGACCGATCCTCGCCCTCGAATCGTGCTCGTCACGGCCCATCGTCGCGAGAACTGGGGCGAGGGTCTCGAGAACATCGCCGCAGCCGTGCGCGAACTCGCCGAGCGGTACCCCGAGACGCGCTTCGTGGTGCCGATGCATCCGAACCCGGTCGCGCGTCGGTCGTTCATCGAGGCGCTCGAAGGAATGCCGAACGCCCTCCTCGTCGAGCCGCGGGACTACGCCGACTTCGCCCGGCTCATGGGTGCGGCCCGGATCATCATCACGGACTCGGGCGGAGTGCAGGAGGAGGCCCCGGCGCTGGGCACACCCGTGCTCGTCGCGCGCGAGACCACGGAGCGGGAGGAGGGCGTGCACGCGGGCACGCTCGTGCTCGTGGGCACCGATCCGACGCGGATCGTGCAGGAGGCGGTCAAGCTTCTCGATGACGACGACGAGCACGCGCGTCGCGCCGCGAAGCTCAACCCGTATGGCGACGGTCGGGCCTCCGAGCGCATCGTGCAGGCTCTCGAGAACATCTTGCGCGACGGACCTGTGCCCGAGGAGCTGAACGGCGGGGGCCTGCGGAACGCGGTGCGTCGCCGGTTCGGTCTCGATATCGCGGAGACCCATGTTTGA
- a CDS encoding glycosyltransferase family 2 protein: MFELVAEQTPFEREVERTWYFLLHMYDGLPIWAVPIFLFALVIVLSSTASLAILAVRAGRQLRLGAAGGRRGRRGGETESEYLWVFMVPALNEEITIADSVLRLAEVEVTNKRILVIDDGSDDRTGEILSEMALPELTVLTRVAPHARQGKSEALNDAWRYLHRVVLGEGPYRGWDPRRVIVAIVDADGRLDPQAGRAARHFDDPEVGGVQSQVRIYNRETFLTLAQDLEFGVFGTVFQLGRTGWGTANMGGNGQFNRLAALDEIAVEDSAGHAGPWRAGRLTEDQDIGLRLIHAGWKGAQASDVTISQQGLNSLRALYRQRTRWAQGGWQVFDLVGPTIRNRHVGVAARWDQFWYLMMPAVQAWVGLSVVLSVVFLTTGIARPPLTVFILVLAYLFSAVPGVAGVLLARRRRGIWPFIVGVLVAHLYIFYSWLIYPVVYRSLLRQMFGVTGWAKTRREAIEPTPDD, from the coding sequence ATGTTTGAGCTCGTCGCAGAGCAGACCCCGTTCGAGCGAGAGGTCGAGCGCACCTGGTACTTCCTGCTCCACATGTACGACGGGCTGCCGATCTGGGCGGTACCGATCTTCCTCTTCGCGCTGGTCATCGTGCTCAGCTCCACGGCCTCGCTGGCGATCCTCGCGGTGCGCGCCGGAAGGCAGCTGCGCCTGGGAGCCGCCGGCGGGCGGCGCGGCCGGAGGGGGGGAGAGACGGAGAGCGAGTACCTGTGGGTGTTCATGGTCCCCGCGCTCAACGAGGAGATCACGATCGCCGACTCGGTGCTCCGGCTCGCGGAGGTCGAGGTGACGAACAAGCGGATTCTGGTCATCGATGACGGGTCCGACGATCGGACCGGCGAGATCCTCTCCGAGATGGCCCTGCCCGAGCTGACCGTTCTCACCCGGGTCGCTCCGCACGCGCGCCAGGGCAAGTCGGAGGCGTTGAACGACGCGTGGCGCTATCTCCACCGGGTGGTGCTCGGCGAAGGCCCCTACCGGGGCTGGGATCCGCGGCGCGTCATCGTGGCGATCGTGGATGCGGACGGGCGACTCGACCCCCAGGCCGGGAGAGCGGCGCGGCACTTCGACGATCCCGAGGTGGGCGGGGTGCAGTCGCAGGTGCGGATCTACAATCGCGAAACCTTCCTCACGCTCGCCCAGGACCTCGAGTTCGGGGTGTTCGGCACGGTGTTCCAGCTCGGCCGCACCGGGTGGGGCACGGCGAACATGGGCGGCAACGGCCAGTTCAATCGTCTCGCCGCGCTCGACGAGATCGCGGTCGAAGACTCGGCGGGGCATGCCGGCCCCTGGCGCGCCGGGCGGCTCACCGAGGATCAGGACATCGGTCTCAGATTGATCCACGCGGGCTGGAAGGGCGCGCAGGCGTCAGACGTCACCATTTCGCAGCAGGGGCTGAACTCGCTGCGCGCGCTCTACCGACAGCGCACGAGATGGGCTCAGGGCGGTTGGCAGGTATTCGATCTGGTCGGCCCCACGATCCGCAATCGCCATGTGGGGGTCGCGGCCCGATGGGATCAGTTCTGGTATCTCATGATGCCCGCGGTGCAGGCGTGGGTCGGGCTCTCGGTCGTGCTGAGCGTCGTCTTCCTGACGACCGGTATCGCCCGGCCGCCGCTCACGGTCTTCATACTGGTGCTCGCCTACCTCTTCTCCGCGGTGCCCGGGGTCGCCGGTGTGCTGCTCGCGAGACGCCGCAGAGGGATCTGGCCGTTCATCGTCGGCGTGCTGGTCGCGCACCTCTACATCTTCTACTCGTGGCTCATCTACCCGGTCGTGTACCGTTCGCTGCTGCGCCAGATGTTCGGCGTCACGGGGTGGGCGAAGACTCGACGGGAGGCGATCGAGCCGACTCCCGACGACTAG
- the deoC gene encoding deoxyribose-phosphate aldolase, with amino-acid sequence MSLSKQQFLSVADHTLLAPGTTREELVEFLGAARDLGVRRVCISPSLLPLDAADRGSLEAVTVVGFPSGAHRSEVKAAEAAQAVADGADEIDMVLNRGLVREAAATGEWAAVEGEIHAVRAACPELVLKVIIESAALTDAEIVGACRAAEAAGADFVKTSTGFDPAGGASLHAVRLMTETVGGRLGVKASGGIRTAAAVRELWAAGATRFGVSGTAAILEAWDGEADPDRTAPPAGY; translated from the coding sequence ATGAGCCTTTCGAAACAGCAGTTCCTGTCCGTCGCAGATCACACCCTGCTGGCTCCCGGCACGACCCGCGAGGAACTCGTGGAGTTTCTCGGGGCTGCCCGCGACCTGGGCGTGCGGCGGGTGTGCATCAGCCCGTCACTGCTGCCGCTCGATGCGGCGGATCGCGGGAGCCTCGAAGCGGTCACCGTCGTCGGCTTCCCCTCGGGTGCGCATCGCTCGGAGGTCAAGGCCGCCGAGGCGGCGCAGGCGGTCGCCGACGGCGCGGACGAGATCGACATGGTGCTGAACCGCGGGCTCGTGCGGGAGGCCGCCGCGACGGGGGAGTGGGCCGCGGTGGAGGGCGAGATCCACGCCGTCCGGGCAGCCTGCCCCGAGCTCGTGCTGAAGGTCATCATCGAGTCGGCCGCGCTCACCGATGCCGAGATCGTGGGGGCGTGCCGCGCGGCCGAGGCCGCGGGCGCCGACTTCGTGAAGACCTCGACCGGCTTCGATCCGGCGGGCGGGGCGAGCCTGCACGCCGTGCGCCTGATGACCGAGACGGTCGGCGGGAGACTCGGCGTGAAGGCATCGGGCGGGATCCGCACGGCGGCCGCCGTTCGCGAGCTGTGGGCGGCCGGCGCCACCAGGTTCGGAGTGTCGGGCACCGCCGCGATCCTCGAGGCGTGGGACGGCGAGGCCGATCCCGACCGCACCGCGCCTCCCGCGGGCTACTGA
- a CDS encoding GntR family transcriptional regulator: MTQETRDHDALTVFGIDAGSDAPPFRQLHDAAMRAVSEGRLAPGQKLPTIRALAAHLGLAVNTVAAAYRALEESGVVEGRGRAGTFVSLGSDPVDAAARRIALDAAERLRGLGLDRARIRALLDEAVGASGAQPGQ; encoded by the coding sequence ATGACGCAGGAGACTCGGGATCACGACGCGCTCACGGTGTTCGGCATCGACGCGGGGTCCGACGCCCCGCCCTTCCGACAGCTGCACGACGCCGCGATGCGGGCGGTCTCCGAGGGGCGACTGGCCCCGGGGCAGAAGCTCCCGACCATCCGCGCCCTCGCAGCTCACCTGGGTCTCGCCGTCAACACGGTCGCGGCGGCGTACCGAGCTCTGGAGGAGTCGGGTGTCGTCGAGGGGCGCGGCCGAGCGGGCACCTTCGTGTCGCTCGGCTCGGATCCGGTCGATGCTGCCGCCCGGCGCATCGCACTCGACGCTGCCGAGCGCCTGCGTGGGCTCGGGTTGGATCGCGCCCGGATCCGCGCGCTGCTCGACGAGGCCGTCGGGGCCTCGGGAGCGCAGCCGGGTCAGTAG
- a CDS encoding Ppx/GppA phosphatase family protein, translating into MRLGVIDVGSNTVHLLVVDAHPGASPVPYHSQRSVLRLMRYLDSDGAIVEEGVRRIIDAIREAADTVREIGVDDMIATATSAIREAANGEEVLARITRETGVTLRVLSGEDEARITMLAVRRWLGWSAGEILLFDIGGGSFEIAQGADEYPDVQVSLPLGAGRSTINYLPEDPPTREAVSRLRAHARAEFTRARDEFFADRPRPKRVVGTSKTIRSLARLVGGPSDPVTGDLAQLHYVGLREWEPTLRDMPGSVREYLPGITPERGYQIMAGAVVLRTAMKVFGVDTLTISPWALREGIVLRYIDALDGRGAEPVLEHAGSGLVAGSGSVAGSGSA; encoded by the coding sequence ATGCGCCTCGGAGTGATCGACGTCGGATCAAATACCGTCCACCTGCTCGTGGTCGACGCCCACCCGGGCGCGAGCCCCGTGCCGTACCACTCGCAGCGCTCGGTGCTGCGGCTGATGCGGTATCTCGACTCCGACGGCGCGATCGTGGAGGAGGGTGTGCGCCGCATCATCGACGCGATCCGAGAGGCCGCCGATACCGTGCGCGAGATCGGCGTCGACGACATGATCGCCACCGCGACCAGCGCGATCCGCGAGGCCGCGAACGGCGAGGAGGTGCTCGCGCGCATCACCCGCGAGACCGGGGTCACCCTGCGGGTGCTGTCGGGGGAGGACGAGGCGAGGATCACGATGCTCGCCGTGCGCCGCTGGCTCGGATGGTCGGCCGGCGAGATCCTGCTCTTCGACATCGGCGGAGGGTCGTTCGAGATCGCGCAGGGCGCCGACGAGTACCCCGACGTGCAGGTGTCGCTGCCGCTCGGGGCGGGTCGATCCACCATCAACTACCTGCCCGAGGACCCGCCCACGCGCGAGGCGGTGTCGCGCCTGCGAGCGCACGCGCGGGCCGAGTTCACGCGGGCTCGTGACGAGTTCTTCGCGGACCGCCCCAGGCCCAAGCGCGTCGTGGGCACGTCGAAGACGATCCGGTCGCTGGCCCGGCTCGTCGGCGGGCCGTCCGACCCGGTGACCGGCGACCTGGCGCAGCTGCACTACGTGGGATTGCGCGAGTGGGAGCCGACGCTGCGCGACATGCCTGGGTCGGTCCGCGAGTACCTGCCGGGGATCACGCCCGAGCGCGGCTACCAGATCATGGCGGGGGCGGTCGTGCTGCGCACCGCGATGAAGGTGTTCGGAGTCGACACGCTCACGATCTCGCCCTGGGCGCTGCGCGAGGGCATCGTGCTGCGCTACATCGATGCGCTCGACGGCCGCGGCGCTGAACCGGTGCTGGAGCACGCGGGATCGGGGCTGGTCGCGGGTTCGGGATCGGTCGCGGGTTCGGGATCGGCGTGA
- a CDS encoding cytidine deaminase has product MSVEATASAGAAGSEIDWEALRAAAIAALDHAYVPYSRFRVGAAALVDDGRIVSGCNIENASYGLTLCAECSLVSALHMGGGGRLVAFVCVDGEGSTIMPCGRCRQLLVEHAAPGMLIETTAGVRTIDEMLPLAFGPRDIGA; this is encoded by the coding sequence GTGAGCGTCGAGGCGACCGCGAGCGCCGGGGCAGCGGGATCCGAGATCGACTGGGAGGCGCTGCGGGCGGCTGCGATCGCGGCGCTGGATCACGCATACGTTCCCTACTCGCGGTTCCGGGTCGGGGCCGCTGCGCTCGTCGACGACGGCAGGATCGTCTCGGGATGCAACATCGAGAACGCGTCGTACGGGCTGACGCTGTGCGCCGAGTGCTCGCTCGTGTCGGCGCTGCACATGGGCGGGGGCGGAAGGCTCGTGGCGTTCGTGTGCGTGGACGGCGAGGGGTCCACGATCATGCCCTGCGGGCGCTGCCGGCAGCTGCTCGTCGAGCACGCGGCGCCCGGCATGCTGATCGAGACCACAGCCGGAGTGCGAACGATCGATGAAATGCTGCCGCTCGCGTTCGGACCGCGCGACATCGGGGCGTAG
- a CDS encoding 5'-nucleotidase, lipoprotein e(P4) family, whose amino-acid sequence MPQPHRARTAILASLSLVAAGALLAGCAQPAASDSSKQTSASESEELNIYTVATAWRVTAAERDMLYRQGFNAAKDRLDAALAQPSDKPLAIVSDIDDTVLSSDSYWEQLISEGKQAFDDPMWDAWVEANGPTATPGSVEFLEYAKSKGVEVFYVSQRDQGERTQELGIANLEHAGLPFADDEHVTIQRDSSDKEAAQAEIADRYEVVVYLGDNLNDFARKYYVEDVEERRGLAEEDAEEFGRKFILFPNPTDGHWIKAIFGDSEPEDSPEYREGFREAAEGSAN is encoded by the coding sequence ATGCCGCAGCCCCACCGCGCCCGCACTGCGATCCTCGCTTCACTCTCGCTCGTCGCCGCCGGTGCGCTGCTCGCCGGGTGCGCACAGCCCGCGGCCTCGGATTCCTCGAAGCAGACCTCGGCTTCCGAGAGCGAGGAGCTCAATATCTACACGGTGGCCACCGCTTGGCGGGTGACCGCGGCCGAGCGCGACATGCTGTACCGACAGGGGTTCAACGCGGCGAAGGATCGCCTCGACGCGGCGCTCGCTCAGCCCTCCGACAAGCCCCTCGCGATCGTCTCCGATATCGACGACACGGTGCTGAGCTCCGACAGCTACTGGGAGCAGCTGATCTCCGAGGGGAAGCAGGCGTTCGACGATCCGATGTGGGATGCGTGGGTGGAGGCGAACGGGCCGACGGCGACTCCCGGCTCGGTGGAGTTCTTGGAGTATGCGAAGTCGAAGGGTGTCGAGGTGTTCTACGTGTCGCAGCGCGACCAGGGCGAGCGCACGCAGGAGCTCGGGATCGCGAACCTCGAGCATGCCGGCCTGCCGTTCGCCGATGACGAGCACGTGACCATCCAGCGCGACTCATCGGACAAGGAGGCCGCGCAGGCCGAGATCGCCGACCGGTACGAGGTAGTGGTCTACCTGGGCGACAACCTCAACGACTTCGCTCGCAAGTACTACGTCGAGGATGTCGAGGAGCGCCGCGGTCTCGCGGAGGAGGACGCCGAGGAGTTCGGCCGCAAGTTCATCCTCTTCCCGAATCCCACCGATGGGCACTGGATCAAGGCGATCTTCGGAGACAGCGAGCCCGAGGATTCCCCCGAGTACCGCGAGGGCTTCCGCGAGGCGGCCGAGGGCTCCGCGAACTAG
- a CDS encoding LysR family transcriptional regulator — protein MIDLRQLQALRAVHAEGSVTGAARRLAWSQPTVDYHLKNLDRLVGSPVIQRSARGSSLTPVGVLLLDRGEEILSLTDRALRDARDLTHMGRVRLRFGTFPTAAARLLPSIVSQVDELGIEVDAVLAEVAPLIDQVHHGTLDAVLVYSVPGYDLPFRNHLAVTEVHRDPLMLALPAGHPLAVPGPIDVPTLLSLHDERWLFGATGEDPMDTIVIDAFREAGHSLDVSIRSDDFQVLLGMVAARMIVGMVPKLAVGSSHSGVQLHPGVVLRPVAHPDFARSLLLAAPGEGARRQPSTAVRQLAVAIRDSLAALD, from the coding sequence ATGATCGATCTGCGTCAGCTCCAGGCACTCCGGGCCGTGCACGCCGAGGGCTCGGTGACGGGAGCGGCCCGTCGCCTCGCATGGAGTCAGCCCACGGTCGACTACCACCTCAAGAACCTCGACCGCCTGGTCGGCTCCCCCGTGATCCAGCGCTCGGCGCGCGGTAGCTCCCTCACCCCCGTGGGAGTGCTGCTGCTCGACCGCGGCGAGGAGATCCTGAGTCTCACCGATCGCGCGCTGCGCGACGCTCGCGACCTCACCCACATGGGTCGGGTGCGGCTCCGCTTCGGCACCTTCCCCACCGCCGCCGCGCGCCTGCTCCCGTCGATCGTGTCGCAGGTCGACGAACTCGGCATCGAGGTCGACGCCGTGCTGGCCGAGGTCGCGCCGCTCATCGACCAGGTGCACCACGGCACGCTCGACGCTGTGCTCGTGTACTCGGTGCCCGGCTACGACCTGCCGTTCCGCAACCACCTCGCCGTCACCGAGGTGCATCGCGACCCGCTCATGCTCGCCCTCCCGGCAGGGCACCCGCTGGCCGTGCCCGGCCCGATCGACGTGCCGACCCTGCTGTCGCTCCACGACGAACGCTGGCTGTTCGGAGCGACGGGCGAGGATCCGATGGACACCATCGTCATCGACGCCTTCCGCGAGGCCGGCCACTCGCTCGACGTGTCGATACGCTCCGACGACTTCCAGGTGCTGCTCGGCATGGTCGCGGCCCGCATGATCGTGGGCATGGTGCCGAAGCTCGCCGTCGGATCCTCGCACAGCGGCGTCCAGCTGCACCCCGGGGTCGTGCTGCGGCCCGTCGCCCACCCCGACTTCGCACGGTCGCTCCTGCTCGCGGCCCCCGGCGAGGGGGCGAGACGGCAGCCCTCGACGGCCGTGCGGCAGCTCGCGGTGGCGATCCGCGATTCCCTCGCCGCGCTCGACTGA
- a CDS encoding aminotransferase class I/II-fold pyridoxal phosphate-dependent enzyme, translating into MLHDFASTDPVALESLPTATASVGPRGADAKLRRHAETPYADALERYVARGPVQLMVPGHGGTDRGISGPLAELLGERALQLDVPMLIDGLDLGENSPFDRALELAAEAWGARRTWFLTNGASQANRTAALAARGLGEHIVSQRSAHSSFSDGVLAAGLIPSFVFPSVDETHGMAHGVSPAALDEALTLAEREGRPASAVYVISPSYFGSVADVRGLSEVAHAHGAPLIVDGAWGPHFGFHPELPESPARLGADLVVSSTHKLAGSLTQSAMLHLGHGPFADRLEPLIERAFTMTASTSTSAILRASLDVARHALMTGEEQIGRSIEGAKRFRQMLRDDPRFAVVSDDFGRFDDIVATDLLRVPIDVSASGVSGHWLRQRLIDVDGIYFEMSTATSLVAVIGAGKTPDYDLVHRAMVKAVESDAAAIEREAHAAAGSFPALPAPGKLRMAPRDGFFAQTEVVPAEEAIGRVSADTLAAYPPGIPNLIPGEEITAETVAFLQAVAASPTGYVRGAVDAAVRTFRVTRTA; encoded by the coding sequence ATGCTCCATGACTTCGCCTCGACCGACCCCGTAGCACTGGAGAGCCTCCCGACTGCGACGGCCTCCGTCGGTCCGCGCGGCGCCGACGCCAAGCTGCGTCGCCACGCCGAGACCCCCTACGCGGATGCCCTCGAGCGATATGTCGCACGAGGACCGGTGCAGCTGATGGTGCCGGGTCACGGCGGCACGGACCGGGGGATCAGCGGCCCCCTCGCCGAGCTCCTGGGGGAGCGCGCGCTGCAGCTCGACGTCCCCATGCTCATCGACGGTCTCGATCTCGGAGAGAACTCGCCGTTCGACCGCGCGCTCGAGCTCGCGGCGGAGGCCTGGGGCGCTCGCCGCACCTGGTTCCTCACGAACGGCGCCTCGCAGGCGAATCGCACCGCCGCCCTCGCGGCTCGCGGCCTCGGCGAGCACATCGTCTCCCAGCGCAGCGCGCACTCCAGCTTCAGCGACGGCGTGCTCGCGGCCGGCCTGATCCCGAGCTTCGTCTTCCCGTCGGTCGATGAGACCCACGGCATGGCGCACGGCGTCTCCCCGGCGGCCCTCGACGAGGCGCTCACCCTCGCCGAGCGCGAGGGACGGCCGGCCTCCGCCGTCTACGTCATCTCTCCCAGCTACTTCGGCTCGGTCGCCGATGTGCGCGGTCTCAGCGAGGTCGCCCACGCGCACGGCGCACCGCTCATCGTGGACGGCGCGTGGGGGCCGCACTTCGGCTTCCACCCCGAACTGCCCGAATCGCCCGCTCGGCTCGGCGCCGATCTCGTGGTCTCGAGCACGCACAAGCTCGCCGGATCCCTCACGCAGTCGGCCATGCTGCATCTCGGCCACGGGCCCTTCGCCGACCGCCTGGAGCCGCTCATCGAGCGCGCATTCACGATGACGGCCTCAACCTCGACGAGCGCGATCCTGCGCGCCTCGCTCGACGTCGCGCGTCACGCGCTGATGACCGGTGAGGAGCAGATCGGCCGCTCCATCGAGGGAGCCAAGCGGTTCCGCCAGATGCTGCGCGACGACCCGCGCTTCGCGGTGGTCAGCGACGATTTCGGACGCTTCGACGACATCGTCGCCACCGACCTGCTGCGCGTGCCCATCGACGTCTCCGCGAGCGGAGTGAGCGGGCACTGGCTGCGTCAGCGGCTCATCGACGTCGACGGCATCTACTTCGAGATGTCGACCGCCACCTCGCTCGTGGCCGTGATCGGCGCGGGCAAGACGCCTGACTACGACCTCGTGCACCGCGCGATGGTCAAGGCTGTGGAGTCCGACGCCGCCGCGATCGAGCGCGAAGCGCACGCGGCCGCGGGATCCTTCCCCGCCCTGCCCGCGCCCGGCAAGCTCCGCATGGCGCCCCGCGACGGCTTCTTCGCGCAGACGGAGGTCGTGCCTGCCGAGGAGGCGATCGGCCGCGTCTCGGCCGACACCCTCGCGGCGTA